A region from the Canis aureus isolate CA01 chromosome 10, VMU_Caureus_v.1.0, whole genome shotgun sequence genome encodes:
- the PROP1 gene encoding homeobox protein prophet of Pit-1, whose amino-acid sequence MEAEGRSERGKQKKGRLCGSLWPDSYPTAGTLTSTVDVSSQPSKNLSGVGVRRPRLSPQGGQRGRLHSRRRHRTTFNPGQLEQLETAFGRNQYPDIWAREGLARDTGLSEARIQVWFQNRRAKQRKQERSLLQPLAHLSPATFSGFLPESPACPYSYPTPPPPMTCFPHPYNHALPSQPSTGGSFARPHQSEDWYPTLHPPPTGHLPCPPPPTMLPLSLEPPKSWN is encoded by the exons ATGGAAGCGGAAGGGAGGAGTGAGCGGGGTAAGCAAAAGAAGGGGCGACTTTGCGGCAGCCTCTGGCCTGACAGCTACCCCACTGCTGGGACCCTGACCTCCACAGTAG ATGTGAGCTCTCAGCCCAGCAAGAACCTTTCTGGTGTAGGCGTGCGGAGACCAAGGCTTTCCCCCCAAGGAGGACAGAGGGGTCGCCTGCACTCCCGGCGCCGCCACcgcaccaccttcaacccagggcagtTGGAACAGCTGGAGACAGCCTTTGGGAGGAATCAGTACCCCGACATTTGGGCCCGAGAGGGCCTTGCCCGGGACACAGGCCTCAGCGAGGCCAGAATCCAG GTCTGGTTCCAGAACCGCAGAGCTAAGCAGAGGAAGCAAGAACGGTCGCTGCTCCAGCCACTGGCCCATCTGTCTCCTGCCACCTTCTCTGGTTTCTTGCCTGAGTCCCCTGCATGCCCCTACTCCTACCCAACACCACCTCCACCCATGACCTGCTTCCCTCACCCCTACAACCATGCCCTTCCTTCTCAGCCCTCCACCGGTGGTTCCTTTGCTCGACCCCACCAGTCTGAAGACTGGTACCCCACCTTGCACCCACCCCCCACTGGTCATctgccctgtcccccacccccaaccatgCTTCCCCTCAGCCTTGAGCCACCAAAGTCCTGGAACTAA